A single window of Hymenobacter sp. APR13 DNA harbors:
- a CDS encoding DcrB-related protein yields the protein MKKVILLPVSLCLMLLLTAFRPFAEVELIKKRVLSERVEILIPKGFEVMSEQQMDFNYAKAQSRPSVIYTNSKEASISFTYTDNTADQDMIDMYADNFYKTYSKQFKEAKWFANGVKEVSGRKVGYLELMKPELGHEVYQLIFFTDVEGKLLMCTFTCADRQKPEWETVAKQIMSSFKTNG from the coding sequence ATGAAAAAAGTAATACTCTTGCCGGTTTCTTTGTGCCTGATGCTGCTGCTGACGGCTTTTCGTCCTTTCGCTGAGGTTGAACTGATCAAGAAGCGTGTGCTCAGCGAGCGGGTTGAAATCCTGATTCCGAAAGGATTCGAGGTGATGAGCGAGCAGCAGATGGACTTTAACTACGCTAAAGCCCAGAGCCGCCCGAGCGTTATCTACACCAACAGCAAGGAGGCCAGCATCTCCTTCACCTACACCGACAATACTGCCGATCAGGACATGATTGACATGTATGCCGACAACTTCTACAAGACCTACTCCAAGCAGTTCAAGGAGGCCAAATGGTTTGCCAACGGCGTGAAGGAAGTAAGCGGCCGCAAAGTGGGCTACCTCGAGCTGATGAAGCCTGAGCTGGGCCACGAGGTATACCAGCTGATCTTCTTCACTGATGTGGAAGGCAAGCTGCTCATGTGCACCTTCACCTGCGCCGACCGCCAGAAGCCGGAGTGGGAAACGGTAGCCAAGCAGATCATGAGCTCGTTCAAAACGAACGGCTAA